The Nematostella vectensis chromosome 11, jaNemVect1.1, whole genome shotgun sequence nucleotide sequence AGTAATAAATCACCGGATTAATCGCAGAGTTGGCAAACATAAGTGTCATAGAGACTTTGATAAAGGACGGCGAGTGACAATTGTCTGCTGTTATTCCAAAGTAGGCGAACGCGCAGAAGCACGGTGCATAACAGACAACAAACGCAAAGTACACATACAGAGAGCTTGTAACCGACTTTGCGTATCGCTTGATGTTTCGCGGTGAGGTGATGATCTCCAGTTCTGTCGAAACAGTTGGCGCCATAGCGCGTATCTGTAACTTATGTTTCTTAATGACTCCATAGACTTGAATATAACTTGTAAATATAGCGCATTTGCAGATGCCCATCACAACACAAAAACTGACGTTATACGTGTCCATACCTAAGACAATCCAGACGACAGAAAGAAGTGAAGAAAATACCCAGAATGCGACACACACGACGAAAGCTCTCTTCATAGTTACAACACTAGGGTACCTTAAATGAAGATAGATGGCGAGGAATCTATCGACAGCGACTGCGGTAATGCTCACCAACGATACAACCCCAACAAACGAGGAAATAACCCCAAAGGCAATAGAAACTGTACAGTATATGTCTGGCAGGTGATATGCGTTAAGTTCTAGCGTAATCGAACTGAATAGCAGAGGTTGAGCTAGTAAGCCCACACAAAGATCCGACAAAGCGAGATTTGAGAGCAAAATCATTGCTGGGGTGTGTAATGTCGAAGTTTTCCATATTGCGGCGAGAACCAAAGCGTTCAGAAGTATCGCAGGGACGAATGTGAGTCCATTTATTAACGT carries:
- the LOC116602051 gene encoding melanocyte-stimulating hormone receptor; amino-acid sequence: MVVFTESCLPFSEWLQCGQISYTEFIGITLINGLTFVPAILLNALVLAAIWKTSTLHTPAMILLSNLALSDLCVGLLAQPLLFSSITLELNAYHLPDIYCTVSIAFGVISSFVGVVSLVSITAVAVDRFLAIYLHLRYPSVVTMKRAFVVCVAFWVFSSLLSVVWIVLGMDTYNVSFCVVMGICKCAIFTSYIQVYGVIKKHKLQIRAMAPTVSTELEIITSPRNIKRYAKSVTSSLYVYFAFVVCYAPCFCAFAYFGITADNCHSPSFIKVSMTLMFANSAINPVIYYWRMTELRVAVRRTMLRSGRATDLSGTGNGRCRREAEHEVN